In the genome of Polaribacter sp. MED152, one region contains:
- a CDS encoding FadR/GntR family transcriptional regulator produces the protein MKLETLAKLDQSKIQKSIISQIRDLINFKNLEPGDKLPSERMLSEKFGVSRSNIREAIEKLEFYGLLKSIPQSGTFVANIGVIAMNGMIEDILRLEDPDFKSLVETRILLELKTVRLAATRRTEEDLENIEEALYAYKEKAINGQDAVQEDLLFHLAIAKASGNSTMNTFMLIIIPEIITNFQKYHVCDAGLTKRGIDDHQAIFDAIKNQEPQLAKQKMKEHFRELYQYCYSS, from the coding sequence ATGAAGTTAGAAACACTCGCAAAATTAGACCAATCTAAGATTCAGAAGAGTATTATTTCACAAATTCGTGATTTAATAAACTTTAAGAATTTAGAACCTGGAGACAAATTACCATCTGAAAGAATGCTTTCAGAAAAATTTGGAGTTTCTAGAAGTAATATTAGAGAGGCTATAGAAAAGCTTGAGTTTTATGGGTTGTTAAAATCTATTCCACAAAGTGGAACTTTCGTTGCAAATATTGGGGTAATAGCTATGAATGGTATGATAGAAGATATTCTACGTTTAGAAGATCCTGATTTCAAATCATTAGTAGAAACAAGAATTTTATTAGAATTAAAAACAGTAAGGTTAGCAGCTACTAGAAGAACAGAAGAAGATTTAGAAAATATTGAGGAGGCATTATATGCTTATAAAGAAAAAGCAATAAATGGTCAAGATGCTGTACAAGAAGATTTATTATTTCATTTAGCTATCGCAAAAGCAAGTGGAAACAGCACAATGAATACATTTATGTTAATTATAATTCCAGAAATCATTACAAATTTTCAAAAATATCATGTTTGTGATGCTGGCTTAACCAAAAGAGGTATTGATGATCATCAAGCAATTTTTGATGCCATTAAGAATCAAGAACCTCAATTAGCAAAACAAAAAATGAAAGAGCACTTTAGAGAGCTTTATCAATACTGTTATAGCAGTTAA
- a CDS encoding MFS transporter — MKIKGLRWWVVGLVALAAVINYIDRQAFGALWPDIAKELFPDMTSDETKLIYGTISAVFILSYAAGQTIFGKIFDWIGTRIGFALSIGIWSLATMVHAFAKGMISFSIFRSILGIAEAGNWPGAAKANAEWFPTKERAFAQGIFNSGAAIGGIVAYPIIGLLSVYLSWQAIFVCVGLVGLLWLVPWLFIVKSSPDKHPWLSEDEKKYILSGQRNEDADKDGNFEEGYNPSTGKLLKHKESWGVIIASAAIDPIWWLFIVWIPIYLNEVFGLDVKEIAFSAWVPYVGAMLGAWFGGLLAQNRLSKGWSVDKTRKMVITLGCLVMIPCFFLLKAPGSAINAVIIMAVLLFGFQIAIGNVQTLPSDMFSGKVVGTLSGFAGTAAKLGAFGLTILVPMLTTGGNYTSAFLIGGALAIVALLAVWVLCPKIEPIKESK, encoded by the coding sequence ATGAAGATAAAAGGATTACGTTGGTGGGTTGTAGGGCTAGTAGCTTTGGCTGCAGTTATAAACTACATAGATAGACAGGCTTTTGGAGCTTTATGGCCAGACATTGCTAAAGAATTATTTCCTGATATGACTTCAGATGAAACGAAGCTTATCTATGGTACTATTTCTGCTGTTTTTATCTTGTCTTATGCTGCAGGTCAAACAATCTTTGGAAAAATCTTTGATTGGATTGGTACTAGAATAGGATTTGCACTATCAATAGGAATTTGGTCTCTAGCAACAATGGTTCATGCATTTGCTAAAGGAATGATAAGTTTTTCGATTTTTAGATCTATTTTAGGAATAGCAGAAGCTGGTAACTGGCCAGGTGCTGCAAAGGCCAATGCAGAATGGTTTCCTACGAAAGAAAGAGCTTTTGCTCAAGGAATATTTAATTCTGGAGCAGCTATAGGTGGTATCGTAGCTTATCCAATAATAGGTTTACTTTCTGTTTATTTATCATGGCAAGCTATATTTGTTTGTGTTGGTTTGGTTGGTCTTTTATGGTTAGTACCTTGGTTGTTTATCGTTAAATCATCACCAGACAAACATCCTTGGTTATCAGAAGACGAAAAAAAATACATTCTATCTGGTCAAAGAAATGAAGATGCTGATAAAGATGGTAATTTTGAAGAAGGTTATAATCCTAGTACAGGAAAATTATTAAAACATAAAGAAAGTTGGGGCGTAATTATAGCTTCAGCTGCAATAGATCCTATTTGGTGGTTATTCATTGTGTGGATTCCTATCTACCTTAACGAAGTATTTGGTTTAGATGTAAAAGAAATTGCATTTTCTGCATGGGTACCTTATGTTGGTGCTATGCTTGGTGCTTGGTTTGGAGGTCTTTTGGCTCAGAATAGATTAAGTAAAGGATGGTCTGTAGACAAAACACGAAAAATGGTAATTACATTAGGTTGTTTAGTTATGATTCCTTGTTTCTTTTTATTGAAAGCTCCTGGATCTGCTATAAATGCAGTTATTATTATGGCAGTACTTTTATTTGGTTTCCAAATAGCAATTGGTAACGTTCAAACTTTACCAAGTGATATGTTTAGTGGAAAAGTAGTAGGAACATTATCTGGATTTGCTGGAACAGCAGCGAAATTAGGAGCCTTTGGACTTACAATATTAGTACCTATGTTAACTACAGGAGGTAATTATACTTCAGCTTTTTTAATAGGAGGAGCTTTAGCAATAGTGGCATTATTAGCAGTTTGGGTATTATGTCCTAAAATTGAACCAATCAAAGAATCAAAATAA
- a CDS encoding PKD domain-containing protein produces the protein MINRNHKTFKASTLMLFFMFLGIVSCYDSGYEEFTPPTGNVNNIQPSTLFTTSPKPDDNLSVIFRSYSTDAVSYAWDFGDGGSSAEANPDYTYAEGGLFNVKLTTTSSDGLQAVDSAFVDPISVDFSFTSVDSQVTFTNTTSGAQSLTWDFGDGDTVEWNADDTQSDPDFSPIHTYATAETFEVTLTATTFLGKQVSVTKKVEGLVLAAIPDFTFTTNSLTATFTDASLLAVSHSWDFGDGSTSTEQNPSHTYAQLGTYDVTLTITNSAGVPRTITKPVPVGGVKATFKAIVLNGTANDWTASTGDNADAWDMTPNSTIKDNSGATVDSPYRAIWYNKDLNDYIDATYCTSEQPGSTSDGNKFGPNAGGGRGVKLSNSCRRLYQVVAVEPGVEYTFTIDTRSEAAGINTEVFILNKEITTEVNIEDHADGYFDITNDFNSSKSSSSNDTFTTTSFVFKATSNTAVIYVRALKAVDSSNEVFIDNIDIITPGF, from the coding sequence ATGATAAATAGAAATCACAAAACATTTAAGGCTAGCACTTTAATGCTGTTCTTTATGTTTTTAGGTATTGTCTCATGTTATGATAGTGGTTATGAAGAGTTTACGCCTCCTACAGGAAATGTAAACAATATTCAACCAAGCACATTATTTACTACAAGTCCAAAACCAGATGATAACTTATCTGTAATCTTTAGAAGTTATTCTACAGATGCAGTTTCTTACGCTTGGGATTTTGGAGATGGAGGTAGCTCTGCAGAAGCAAACCCAGATTATACATATGCAGAAGGTGGTTTATTCAATGTAAAATTAACAACTACAAGTTCAGATGGTTTACAAGCAGTAGATTCTGCTTTTGTAGATCCTATTTCTGTAGATTTTTCTTTTACTTCTGTAGATTCTCAAGTTACTTTTACAAACACAACTTCAGGTGCACAGAGTTTAACGTGGGATTTTGGAGATGGTGATACAGTAGAGTGGAATGCAGATGACACACAAAGCGATCCAGATTTTAGCCCAATACATACGTATGCTACAGCAGAAACTTTTGAAGTTACGTTAACTGCAACAACATTTTTAGGTAAACAAGTTTCTGTTACAAAAAAAGTAGAAGGTTTAGTATTAGCTGCAATTCCAGATTTTACATTTACTACAAATTCACTTACAGCAACCTTTACAGATGCTTCTTTATTAGCAGTTTCTCATAGTTGGGATTTTGGTGACGGATCAACATCAACAGAACAAAACCCATCACATACGTATGCACAATTAGGTACTTACGATGTAACTTTAACTATTACAAATAGTGCAGGTGTACCAAGAACAATTACAAAACCAGTACCTGTAGGTGGTGTAAAAGCTACTTTCAAGGCTATTGTGTTAAATGGTACTGCAAATGATTGGACAGCCTCTACAGGTGACAATGCTGATGCTTGGGATATGACTCCAAACTCAACAATTAAAGATAATTCAGGTGCAACTGTAGATAGCCCTTATAGAGCTATTTGGTATAATAAAGATTTAAATGATTATATCGATGCTACTTACTGTACAAGTGAGCAGCCAGGTTCTACCAGTGATGGTAATAAATTCGGACCAAATGCAGGTGGAGGAAGAGGAGTAAAACTAAGTAATAGCTGTAGAAGATTGTATCAAGTTGTAGCAGTAGAGCCAGGAGTAGAATACACCTTTACTATTGACACAAGATCAGAAGCAGCAGGTATAAACACAGAAGTATTTATTTTAAATAAAGAAATTACAACAGAAGTAAATATTGAAGATCATGCAGATGGTTATTTCGATATTACTAATGATTTTAACTCTAGCAAGAGTTCATCAAGCAATGATACTTTTACAACTACCAGTTTTGTTTTCAAAGCAACATCTAATACAGCAGTAATTTATGTTAGAGCTTTAAAAGCAGTAGATAGCAGTAACGAAGTGTTTATTGATAATATTGATATTATTACCCCAGGTTTTTAA
- a CDS encoding SDR family NAD(P)-dependent oxidoreductase, whose amino-acid sequence MSKAQGQLAIVTGATGGIGFAVAKRLGNEGYTVILNGIDDDAGAERLKELKADGIEADYYGFDVTDENAVTSNITKIGEKYGKIDVLVNNAGGLGGRSRFEEMTTDFYRFVMALNLDSTFFASRAAIPFLKKSDNPSIINYTSNAGWNAGGPGAGIYGTSKAAVHAITRALAKDLAEYQIRVNAVSPGTIDTDFHKQIKSTKPEVFKSWANNIMLGRLGQPEDVAGVVAFLASKDAAFITAETIQVGGGQALGI is encoded by the coding sequence ATGAGTAAAGCGCAAGGACAATTAGCAATAGTAACTGGAGCCACAGGTGGTATAGGTTTTGCAGTTGCAAAAAGATTAGGAAACGAAGGGTATACAGTTATTTTAAATGGGATAGATGATGATGCTGGTGCTGAAAGATTAAAAGAACTTAAAGCTGATGGTATTGAGGCTGATTATTATGGGTTTGATGTAACTGATGAAAATGCAGTAACTTCTAACATTACTAAAATTGGTGAAAAATACGGTAAAATCGATGTATTAGTTAACAATGCAGGTGGTTTAGGAGGTAGATCTCGTTTTGAAGAGATGACTACAGATTTCTATAGATTTGTAATGGCATTAAATCTAGATTCTACATTTTTTGCTTCAAGAGCAGCCATTCCTTTCTTAAAGAAGAGCGATAATCCATCAATTATTAACTATACATCTAATGCAGGTTGGAATGCAGGTGGCCCAGGTGCTGGTATCTATGGTACTTCTAAGGCAGCTGTACATGCTATTACAAGAGCTTTAGCAAAAGATTTAGCTGAGTATCAAATTAGAGTAAATGCTGTATCTCCAGGAACAATTGATACAGATTTTCATAAACAAATTAAGTCTACTAAGCCAGAGGTATTTAAATCTTGGGCAAATAACATTATGTTAGGTAGATTAGGTCAGCCAGAAGATGTTGCTGGTGTAGTTGCATTTTTAGCAAGTAAAGATGCTGCTTTTATCACTGCAGAAACTATTCAAGTTGGTGGTGGTCAAGCATTAGGTATCTAA
- a CDS encoding cupin domain-containing protein has translation MKRFSDKYIIANKLEWEELGGGVSRKFLGYDNQIMMVSVKFEKGALGSPHQHFHTQATYCVSGKFEFEIDGVKQIVEAGDGVYIEPNLLHSAICLEEGQLIDTFSPVREDFLTGDGPSYFGDKD, from the coding sequence ATGAAAAGATTTAGTGACAAGTATATCATAGCCAATAAATTAGAGTGGGAAGAACTTGGTGGAGGTGTATCAAGAAAATTTTTAGGCTATGACAATCAAATAATGATGGTTAGTGTAAAGTTCGAAAAAGGAGCTTTAGGTTCTCCTCATCAACATTTTCATACTCAAGCAACCTACTGTGTATCAGGTAAGTTTGAATTTGAAATTGATGGTGTTAAGCAAATTGTAGAAGCAGGTGATGGTGTTTACATAGAGCCAAATTTATTGCACAGTGCAATATGTTTAGAAGAGGGGCAATTAATAGACACATTTAGTCCAGTGAGAGAAGACTTTCTAACAGGTGATGGCCCATCTTATTTTGGAGATAAAGATTAA
- a CDS encoding RagB/SusD family nutrient uptake outer membrane protein has protein sequence MKNIYKNIIVGFSFLALLTSCETELDLSNPTALSLEELLQTDDGFIALSNGILDAYQKVPANEFYLTELRSDNVRANSENGNFPLISSYNVDPNNGDVATYYSNNMHTIKHANTIIDNRFLAPESQQYTVGEAYFMRALCHFNLVRAYQNVPYIDKVLDVTKNEALDYPQLPEAEVYEKIIEDFKTSIAYLDGATVDRYRPSKGAAICLAAKAYLSQPSPNYGEAELLLASVVENSASYNYNLLFTERSNARQFEFNADPADPTNDLLTDDEYNANLVIDYGNIFGNEISDGYTDGVLDGSWSNNPGLEINNEVIFSIAYDLVSSDNYVTSDSGLDDQVETDSESHSFAMTLQGPSNGVNIATLEFLDVIKPEEQPVRFYASIDALSYNPADITNDTFNAKFPTDGEIGDNDWIVLRYADVLLLYAEAILAGGDSTTDTRALAAFNQVRRRAGLDEEAILTKQALLDERQVEFVYENQRLYDLIRFNEADNVLGTFSTNNSLNYTSGKKYLPFPQREIDNLPNFYKQNNGY, from the coding sequence ATGAAAAATATATATAAAAATATAATCGTAGGTTTTTCTTTCTTAGCTTTATTGACAAGTTGTGAAACTGAACTAGATTTAAGCAATCCAACTGCTTTATCTTTAGAAGAGTTACTGCAGACAGATGATGGTTTTATTGCACTTTCAAATGGTATTTTAGATGCATACCAAAAAGTGCCTGCAAATGAATTTTACTTAACCGAATTAAGATCAGATAATGTAAGAGCAAATTCAGAGAATGGAAACTTTCCGTTAATTAGTTCTTATAATGTAGATCCTAATAATGGTGATGTTGCAACCTACTACTCAAATAATATGCATACAATTAAGCATGCAAATACTATTATAGATAACAGGTTTTTAGCACCAGAAAGTCAACAATATACTGTTGGTGAAGCTTATTTTATGCGTGCATTATGTCACTTTAATTTAGTAAGAGCTTACCAAAATGTGCCTTACATAGATAAAGTTTTAGACGTAACAAAGAACGAGGCATTAGATTATCCTCAATTACCAGAAGCAGAAGTTTATGAAAAAATTATTGAAGATTTTAAAACTTCTATTGCTTATTTAGATGGTGCAACTGTAGATAGATATCGTCCTTCAAAAGGTGCTGCTATTTGTTTAGCTGCTAAAGCTTATTTAAGTCAGCCAAGTCCTAATTATGGAGAAGCTGAATTATTATTAGCTTCTGTAGTAGAAAACAGCGCTTCTTACAATTACAATCTATTATTTACAGAAAGAAGCAATGCTAGACAGTTTGAGTTTAATGCAGATCCTGCAGATCCAACAAATGATTTACTAACAGATGATGAGTATAATGCAAACTTGGTAATTGACTATGGTAACATTTTTGGTAACGAAATTTCAGATGGTTATACAGATGGTGTTTTAGACGGTTCATGGTCTAACAACCCAGGTTTAGAAATTAACAATGAGGTTATTTTCTCTATTGCTTATGATTTAGTAAGTAGTGATAACTATGTAACTAGTGATAGTGGTTTAGATGATCAAGTAGAAACAGATTCTGAATCTCATAGTTTTGCAATGACTTTACAAGGGCCTTCAAATGGTGTTAATATTGCAACTTTAGAGTTTTTAGATGTAATTAAACCAGAAGAGCAACCAGTAAGATTTTATGCAAGTATAGATGCTTTATCTTATAACCCTGCAGATATTACGAACGATACTTTTAATGCTAAATTTCCTACAGATGGTGAAATTGGTGACAATGATTGGATTGTTTTAAGATATGCAGATGTTCTTTTATTATATGCAGAAGCAATATTAGCTGGTGGAGATTCTACTACAGATACTAGAGCTTTAGCTGCTTTTAACCAAGTTAGAAGAAGAGCAGGTTTAGATGAAGAAGCAATTTTAACAAAACAAGCTTTATTAGACGAAAGACAAGTAGAATTCGTTTATGAAAATCAACGTTTATACGACTTAATAAGATTTAATGAAGCAGATAATGTGTTAGGTACATTCTCAACAAATAATAGTTTGAACTATACAAGTGGTAAGAAATATTTACCATTTCCTCAGAGAGAGATAGATAACTTACCTAACTTTTACAAACAAAATAATGGATACTAA
- a CDS encoding TonB-dependent receptor — protein sequence MNLKIKSVLFTLLLCCSFLYAQEEVTVKGTVTSEADGEPIFGANILVLNTKKGTGTDFDGKFQIKVKTGEIIQISYLGFKTVTIPYVNQKQLNISLAEDASTLDEIVIVGYGDQRKKTITSALTKVDGDDLQKQSVARVEDALRGRVAGLRIQTVASEAGGDPKITLRGPGSVTGSSSPLIVVDGIVLGTDPDILATIDNNNIESLSVLKDASSVAIYGSRGANGVILVTLKKGVVGKTSFSYNTFTGYKFSTNNDNFNTTIAQERARLNGLQSEVAAILPSSPNFDRINSDYNNAFAELEAMDFIASLGGGETNWQDAIFTGGFIKNHSFAARGGTDLTTYTASLGVLEDQGIALKDNFNKYNIRVKIDSKSKNKKIKYGANVRVNYNDQERLPSRFTDPLRQLGHLPLYLNEDHLDYVTQFSTDVGVSTDAGKLFENLGVGSYGFSRAFDHVFTVDPNNPRSILRDPVTGLPIASPLTSGGLTLSTTKNVHPLVHFLERSRTKKKLALNASSYIDFKLAKGLNFRQTVSGVFRHNKSTADDFFFGQENRDQESFRFERRDELNQYAFESTLKYKREIKKHNFNGILGFEYTQRDFYRQESEAVGYTNDFNNNIALADGGTTYTDNGTDKLVSYFGRIDYSYDDKYLFQVSARADGSTRFGSDNRFGFFPAASVGWVASNEKFLENNDFISFLKFRASYGVSGSNQISNNVYESLYRFEESFSTISYDQNTGVKGITLANQSLGWEKLIEFNPGIDVTFAGGLFSLTADYYIRTSEDLLLFAPVSATYGTDNWLQNLGEVENKGVELELSSRVITRENFRWTASGQFSLNRNEVKSLGSNEQIISRIDQDTRPTEFIARVGQPITSFYGWVYDREIPLEWVDNPFNRFNNDFADVYVKDLNGDGIIDGDDRTELGSPYPDFEWGFNSDFAFYDFDLSLQLQGSHGAEVRVADLDQLYYASESAVNEVSNFPDRDLTVHRRFTDDHIQDASFIALRNVTLGYTFPTDVTDKLNINRLRLYLTGENLLFFTAKGYEGFNPEAQGQTSNNANTPLTAGYQRGDGPIVRTVSAGINFQF from the coding sequence ATGAATTTAAAAATTAAATCAGTCTTATTTACGTTGCTTTTATGCTGTTCTTTCTTGTATGCACAAGAAGAGGTAACAGTAAAAGGTACAGTAACTTCAGAAGCTGATGGTGAACCAATTTTTGGAGCTAACATTCTAGTTCTAAACACAAAAAAAGGTACAGGTACCGATTTTGATGGAAAATTTCAAATTAAAGTAAAAACTGGTGAGATTATTCAAATTTCTTACCTAGGTTTTAAAACTGTTACTATTCCTTATGTGAATCAAAAACAGTTAAACATTTCTTTAGCAGAGGATGCTAGTACTTTAGATGAAATTGTGATTGTAGGTTATGGAGATCAAAGAAAGAAAACTATAACTAGTGCTTTAACAAAAGTAGATGGAGATGATTTACAAAAACAATCTGTAGCCAGAGTAGAAGACGCCCTTAGAGGTAGAGTTGCTGGTTTAAGAATACAAACTGTAGCTTCAGAGGCTGGTGGAGATCCTAAAATTACATTAAGGGGTCCAGGTTCTGTTACAGGATCATCATCGCCATTAATTGTGGTAGATGGTATTGTTTTAGGTACAGATCCAGATATATTAGCTACAATAGATAATAATAACATAGAATCTTTAAGTGTTCTAAAAGATGCTTCTTCTGTAGCAATTTATGGTTCACGTGGTGCAAATGGAGTTATTTTAGTTACTTTAAAAAAGGGAGTTGTTGGTAAAACTTCTTTCTCTTACAATACGTTTACAGGGTATAAGTTTTCTACAAACAACGACAACTTTAACACAACAATTGCTCAAGAAAGAGCAAGATTAAATGGTTTACAAAGTGAAGTAGCTGCTATTTTGCCTTCAAGCCCAAATTTTGATAGAATTAATAGCGATTATAATAATGCATTTGCAGAGTTAGAAGCTATGGATTTTATTGCTTCTTTAGGTGGTGGTGAAACAAATTGGCAAGATGCTATTTTTACAGGTGGTTTTATTAAAAACCATTCTTTTGCTGCTAGAGGTGGTACAGATTTAACTACGTATACTGCTTCTTTAGGAGTTTTAGAAGATCAAGGTATTGCTTTAAAAGATAACTTTAATAAATATAATATTCGAGTTAAGATTGATAGCAAATCAAAAAACAAAAAAATTAAATACGGTGCTAACGTTCGTGTGAACTATAATGATCAAGAAAGATTACCTTCTAGATTTACAGATCCATTAAGACAATTAGGGCACTTACCTTTATATTTAAATGAAGATCATTTAGATTATGTTACACAATTCTCTACAGATGTTGGTGTATCTACAGATGCTGGTAAATTATTCGAAAATTTAGGTGTTGGTAGCTATGGTTTCTCAAGAGCTTTTGATCATGTTTTTACAGTAGATCCTAACAATCCAAGATCAATTTTAAGAGATCCTGTTACAGGTTTGCCAATTGCAAGTCCGTTAACATCTGGTGGATTAACATTATCAACTACTAAGAATGTACATCCTTTAGTTCACTTCTTAGAAAGATCTAGAACTAAGAAAAAATTAGCTTTAAATGCTTCTTCATATATTGATTTTAAATTAGCAAAAGGTTTAAACTTTAGACAAACAGTTTCTGGTGTATTCAGACATAATAAATCTACAGCAGATGACTTTTTCTTTGGTCAAGAAAATAGAGATCAAGAATCTTTTAGGTTTGAAAGAAGAGATGAGCTAAATCAATATGCATTTGAGTCTACATTAAAGTATAAGAGAGAAATTAAGAAACATAATTTTAACGGAATTCTTGGTTTTGAATATACACAGAGAGATTTTTACAGACAAGAATCTGAAGCAGTTGGTTACACTAATGATTTTAACAACAATATAGCATTAGCAGATGGTGGAACAACATATACAGATAATGGTACAGATAAATTAGTATCTTATTTTGGTAGAATCGATTATAGCTATGATGATAAATACTTATTCCAAGTTTCAGCACGTGCAGATGGTAGTACAAGATTTGGATCTGATAATAGATTCGGATTTTTCCCTGCAGCTTCTGTGGGTTGGGTAGCTTCTAATGAAAAGTTTTTAGAAAATAACGACTTTATTTCGTTCTTAAAATTCAGAGCAAGTTATGGTGTATCTGGTTCTAACCAAATATCAAATAACGTTTATGAATCTTTATACAGATTCGAAGAATCTTTTAGTACAATTAGTTACGATCAAAATACGGGTGTTAAGGGTATTACTTTAGCAAATCAATCTTTAGGTTGGGAAAAACTAATAGAATTTAACCCAGGTATAGATGTAACTTTTGCAGGTGGTTTATTTAGCTTAACAGCAGATTATTACATTAGAACAAGTGAAGATTTATTATTATTTGCGCCTGTTTCTGCAACTTATGGTACAGACAACTGGTTACAGAATTTAGGTGAAGTAGAAAATAAAGGGGTAGAGTTAGAATTAAGCTCTAGAGTTATTACTAGAGAAAACTTTAGATGGACAGCCTCTGGACAATTTTCTCTAAACAGAAATGAAGTAAAAAGTTTGGGAAGTAATGAGCAAATTATTTCGAGAATTGATCAAGATACAAGACCAACAGAATTTATAGCAAGAGTTGGGCAGCCAATTACTTCTTTTTATGGTTGGGTTTACGATAGAGAAATTCCTTTAGAGTGGGTAGATAATCCTTTTAACAGATTTAATAATGATTTTGCAGATGTTTACGTAAAAGATTTAAATGGTGATGGTATTATTGATGGGGATGATAGAACAGAATTAGGTAGCCCTTATCCAGATTTTGAATGGGGTTTCAATTCAGATTTCGCATTCTATGATTTTGATCTTTCATTACAATTACAAGGTTCTCATGGAGCAGAAGTTAGAGTGGCAGATTTAGACCAACTTTATTATGCAAGTGAATCTGCAGTAAACGAAGTTTCTAACTTTCCAGATAGAGATTTAACAGTGCACAGAAGGTTTACAGATGATCATATTCAAGATGCTTCTTTCATTGCATTAAGAAATGTAACTTTAGGTTATACTTTTCCAACAGATGTTACTGATAAGCTGAATATTAACAGATTAAGGTTATATTTAACTGGTGAAAATTTATTATTCTTCACAGCTAAAGGTTATGAAGGTTTTAATCCAGAAGCACAAGGTCAAACATCAAATAATGCAAATACACCTTTAACTGCAGGTTACCAAAGAGGAGATGGTCCTATAGTAAGAACAGTATCAGCAGGTATTAACTTTCAATTTTAA